A region of Necator americanus strain Aroian chromosome I, whole genome shotgun sequence DNA encodes the following proteins:
- a CDS encoding hypothetical protein (NECATOR_CHRI.G1877.T3) — MAAEVCRHSYRWMNGYDKHARWIVNGCLIAFQLGVLSVCFVFVADHILEVIEFVLANNYKLSKTHIMLMYFLPQLCLSFIKNIHIITFLSVCGNVIIFVAVGLVSKELIFHDKYAHQSLPPVTNFEGVTMAAGGLIYAFEGQAMVLALENRLKHSSDMLGMNGVLCTSMNLVMLLYAFLGFYGYLAFGPSVADSLTLNLPNSSLTIIVKVLLVVKIFLGSALQLYVIVVILTPAMTSNSSKRSPEWKENILRVGLMSFSLFVALCVPHLYDIIPLVGITSGMLLSLILPAFLHTLTFLPIIVKEKKSVRTSNADGASKIVHLIVRHVPLPQGTRLLKNSNNRIQEQRHACDF, encoded by the exons ATGGCGGCCGAGGTATGTCGTCACAGCTATCGATGGATGAACGGGTATGACAAACATGCGAG ATGGATCGTCAATGGTTGCTTGATAGCCTTTCAGCTTGGCGTTTTGAGcgtctgttttgtttttgtggccGATCACATTTTAGAG GTGATCGAATTCGTTCTTGCAAATAACTACAAGTTATCCAAGACGCACATTATGTTAATGTATTTTCTACCACAGTTATGCTTGAGTTTCATCAAAAACATACACATCATTACATTTTTATCGGTATGCGGAAATGTAATAATATTTGTTGCTGTTGGGCTAGTAAGTAAG GAGCTAATCTTCCATGATAAGTACGCGCACCAGTCTCTCCCTCCTGTCACTAACTTCGAAGGAGTTACAATGGCTGCCGGCGGGTTGATTTACGCTTTTGAAGGACAAGCTATG GTGCTCGCTCTTGAAAATCGCCTTAAGCATTCCTCTGACATGCTTGGAATGAACGGTGTTTTGTGCACGTCAATGAATCTTGTCATGTTGCTGTATGCTTTCCTCGGCTTTTACGGCTACTTAGCATTCGGTCCGTCAGTAGCAGACAGTCTCACACTCAACCTTCCCAATTCAAG CCTAACTATCATCGTGAAGGTCTTATTGGTGGTGAAGATCTTCCTTGGTTCTGCTTTGCAGCTGTATGTTATCGTCGTAATTTTGACTCCTGCTATGACATCGAACTCGTCTAAAAGATCGCCTGagtggaaagaaaacatactGAGAGTTGGACTAATGTCATTTTCGC TATTCGTTGCACTATGTGTACCACATCTCTATGATATCATCCCTTTGGTGGGGATCACCTCCGGCATGCTACTTTCCCTCATTCTACCTGCATTTCTTCACACGCTCACATTCTTGCCGATCATCGttaaggagaagaaaagtgtT AGAACATCCAACGCAGATGGGGCATCAAAGATTGTACATCTGATTGTGCGTCACGTGCCATTGCCACAAGGTACTCGTCTCCTGAAAAATAGCAACAATAG GATCCAGGAGCAGCGACATGCGTGTGATTTCTGA
- a CDS encoding hypothetical protein (NECATOR_CHRI.G1877.T4), with protein sequence MAAEVCRHSYRWMNGYDKHARWIVNGCLIAFQLGVLSVCFVFVADHILEVIEFVLANNYKLSKTHIMLMYFLPQLCLSFIKNIHIITFLSVCGNVIIFVAVGLVSKELIFHDKYAHQSLPPVTNFEGVTMAAGGLIYAFEGQAMVLALENRLKHSSDMLGMNGVLCTSMNLVMLLYAFLGFYGYLAFGPSVADSLTLNLPNSSLTIIVKVLLVVKIFLGSALQLYVIVVILTPAMTSNSSKRSPEWKENILRVGLMSFSLFVALCVPHLYDIIPLVGITSGMLLSLILPAFLHTLTFLPIIVKEKKIAPAKEEIRQYRNTKKNEVVGKTKAMS encoded by the exons ATGGCGGCCGAGGTATGTCGTCACAGCTATCGATGGATGAACGGGTATGACAAACATGCGAG ATGGATCGTCAATGGTTGCTTGATAGCCTTTCAGCTTGGCGTTTTGAGcgtctgttttgtttttgtggccGATCACATTTTAGAG GTGATCGAATTCGTTCTTGCAAATAACTACAAGTTATCCAAGACGCACATTATGTTAATGTATTTTCTACCACAGTTATGCTTGAGTTTCATCAAAAACATACACATCATTACATTTTTATCGGTATGCGGAAATGTAATAATATTTGTTGCTGTTGGGCTAGTAAGTAAG GAGCTAATCTTCCATGATAAGTACGCGCACCAGTCTCTCCCTCCTGTCACTAACTTCGAAGGAGTTACAATGGCTGCCGGCGGGTTGATTTACGCTTTTGAAGGACAAGCTATG GTGCTCGCTCTTGAAAATCGCCTTAAGCATTCCTCTGACATGCTTGGAATGAACGGTGTTTTGTGCACGTCAATGAATCTTGTCATGTTGCTGTATGCTTTCCTCGGCTTTTACGGCTACTTAGCATTCGGTCCGTCAGTAGCAGACAGTCTCACACTCAACCTTCCCAATTCAAG CCTAACTATCATCGTGAAGGTCTTATTGGTGGTGAAGATCTTCCTTGGTTCTGCTTTGCAGCTGTATGTTATCGTCGTAATTTTGACTCCTGCTATGACATCGAACTCGTCTAAAAGATCGCCTGagtggaaagaaaacatactGAGAGTTGGACTAATGTCATTTTCGC TATTCGTTGCACTATGTGTACCACATCTCTATGATATCATCCCTTTGGTGGGGATCACCTCCGGCATGCTACTTTCCCTCATTCTACCTGCATTTCTTCACACGCTCACATTCTTGCCGATCATCGttaaggagaagaaaa TCGCACCCGCAAAAGAGGAGATCCGTCAGTatcgaaatacaaaaaaaaatgaggtagtAGGGAAGACAAAGGCGATGAGctag
- a CDS encoding hypothetical protein (NECATOR_CHRI.G1877.T1) — translation MWNSDEWIDSVQARHTSAKMRVLHDPSEVLALENRLKHSSDMLGMNGVLCTSMNLVMLLYAFLGFYGYLAFGPSVADSLTLNLPNSSLTIIVKVLLVVKIFLGSALQLYVIVVILTPAMTSNSSKRSPEWKENILRVGLMSFSQDNILKCDLLVAPAKEEIRQYRNTKKNEVVGKTKAMS, via the exons atgtggaatagcgacgaatggattgattctgtgcaagctcggcacacctcggcgaagatgcgggtccTGCACGATCCATCGGAG GTGCTCGCTCTTGAAAATCGCCTTAAGCATTCCTCTGACATGCTTGGAATGAACGGTGTTTTGTGCACGTCAATGAATCTTGTCATGTTGCTGTATGCTTTCCTCGGCTTTTACGGCTACTTAGCATTCGGTCCGTCAGTAGCAGACAGTCTCACACTCAACCTTCCCAATTCAAG CCTAACTATCATCGTGAAGGTCTTATTGGTGGTGAAGATCTTCCTTGGTTCTGCTTTGCAGCTGTATGTTATCGTCGTAATTTTGACTCCTGCTATGACATCGAACTCGTCTAAAAGATCGCCTGagtggaaagaaaacatactGAGAGTTGGACTAATGTCATTTTCGC AAGATAACATCCTAAAATGCGATCTTTTAGTCGCACCCGCAAAAGAGGAGATCCGTCAGTatcgaaatacaaaaaaaaatgaggtagtAGGGAAGACAAAGGCGATGAGctag
- a CDS encoding hypothetical protein (NECATOR_CHRI.G1878.T1), producing MPVVDPHHQRSQAASLPIRMIMIMMYGSETWAAPSKVMERLDCTKRKLLRRLLGYFWRRETSRSPCSTSFEEFVGFKLEEANWPKAEDLGLNDERGHEDTRRGYAECS from the exons atgcctgtggtcgacccccatcaccaacgaagtcaagctgcgagtcttcCTATccgcatgatcatgatcatgatgtacggatcggagacttgggcagcaccatctaaggtgatggagaggcttgattgcacgaagcgaaagctgcttagacggctacttggctacttttggcgcagg gagaccagcagatcgccttgttcaacgagtttcgaggagtttgtcgggttcaagctggaagaggccaaCTGGCCGAAAGCGGAAGATCTGGGCTTAAATGATGAAAGAGGAcatgaggacactcggcgtggatatgCCGAGTGTAGCTAG
- a CDS encoding hypothetical protein (NECATOR_CHRI.G1877.T2): protein MIVSPVDSLPVGFTTSRKSSKDVIRRNGVPATAILTNFVCGMIGPGCFSVAVSFKQSGLWVDEMLTYFSTPVMRTYCLYLSGTLAGIFREVIEFVLANNYKLSKTHIMLMYFLPQLCLSFIKNIHIITFLSVCGNVIIFVAVGLELIFHDKYAHQSLPPVTNFEGVTMAAGGLIYAFEGQAMVLTGVRQATNNIMRGTVDLCLPDIILAPSGRPLSDLKYAVVVFAESSTKLQHVVHLVLKPGPYAEEQGQLRERYSAKMR, encoded by the exons ATGATTGTATCGCCAGTGGACTCTCTGCCTGTGGGCTTCACCACCTCGAGGAAGTCGAGCAAGGATGTCATAAGAAGAAATGGTGTTCC AGCAACAGCAATTCTCACAAATTTCGTGTGCGGTATGATTGGACCCGGTTGTTTCTCTGTGGCAGTATCTTTCAAGCAGTCGGGATTGTGGGTAG ACGAAATGCTTACCTATTTTTCAACTCCTGTAATGCGAACCTACTGCTTGTACTTATCTGGAACACTAGCTGGCATTTTCAGGGAG GTGATCGAATTCGTTCTTGCAAATAACTACAAGTTATCCAAGACGCACATTATGTTAATGTATTTTCTACCACAGTTATGCTTGAGTTTCATCAAAAACATACACATCATTACATTTTTATCGGTATGCGGAAATGTAATAATATTTGTTGCTGTTGGGCTA GAGCTAATCTTCCATGATAAGTACGCGCACCAGTCTCTCCCTCCTGTCACTAACTTCGAAGGAGTTACAATGGCTGCCGGCGGGTTGATTTACGCTTTTGAAGGACAAGCTATG gtgttaactggagtaagacaagctACCAACAACATTATGCGAGGAACAGTAGATCTGTGCCTTCCTgatatcattctagcaccatcaggacgtCCTTTGTCCGATCTCAAGTACGCTGTTGTTGtgttcgcggaaagcagtacgaagcttcaacatgttgtccaCCTTGTATTGAAACCTGGGCCGTACGCTGAAGAGCAagggcagctacgagaaagatattcggcaaagatgcgctaa
- a CDS encoding hypothetical protein (NECATOR_CHRI.G1877.T5), whose translation MESDNMIVSPVDSLPVGFTTSRKSSKDVIRRNGVPATAILTNFVCGMIGPGCFSVAVSFKQSGLWGGLSLVFVMGILSLISMYKIVQCSQHLCRFRFPLRLCCFCYVMEIKMTTGSVI comes from the exons ATGGAATCAGATAATATGATTGTATCGCCAGTGGACTCTCTGCCTGTGGGCTTCACCACCTCGAGGAAGTCGAGCAAGGATGTCATAAGAAGAAATGGTGTTCC AGCAACAGCAATTCTCACAAATTTCGTGTGCGGTATGATTGGACCCGGTTGTTTCTCTGTGGCAGTATCTTTCAAGCAGTCGGGATTGTGG GGAGGTTTGTCGCTCGTTTTTGTCATGGGGATCCTCAGCTTGATATCAATGTATAAAATAGTGCAATGTTCACAACATCTTTGTAGATT CCGATTTCCGTTGAGACTATGTTGCTTTTGCTATGTTATGGAAATTAAAATGACTACTGGTAGCGTTATTTAA